The Prunus persica cultivar Lovell chromosome G8, Prunus_persica_NCBIv2, whole genome shotgun sequence genome includes a region encoding these proteins:
- the LOC18768203 gene encoding probable carboxylesterase 18 gives MDQNQKQLASPHLSWSLRLFMSSFSFAVDASRRSNGTLNRCFINLLDFKSPPLTKPHKNLKSSDVIVDSSRNLWFRLYTPTASQSATTLPVIVFFHGGGFAFMAANSKPYDDFCQKLARELPAVVVSVNYRPTPEHRYPCQYDDALDVLKFMENDGHYFEGANLKQCFLAGDSAGGNIAHHVALRYSGHVFQNLKVVGILSIQPFFGGEERTEPERRLVGVPIVNLERTDWMWRAFLPEGSDRDHPAANVFGPKSEDISGSDYPATIVFVGGFDPLQEWQKRYYEGLKKSGKEAELVYYPNAIHTFYGHPELEERAAFFNKVKDFVQLQIALS, from the exons aaaaccaaaagcagcTAGCCTCCCCACATCTTTCATGGAGCCTCCGCCTCTTCATGTCCTCCTTTTCCTTCGCCGTAGACGCCTCTCGCCGCTCAAACGGCACTCTCAACCGTTGTTTCATCAACCTCCTGGACTTCAAATCCCCTCCTCTAACGAAACCTCACAAAAACCTCAAAAGCTCTGACGTCATCGTCGACTCGTCCCGCAACCTCTGGTTCCGCCTCTACACTCCCACCGCCTCCCAATCCGCCACCACCCTTCCCGTCATCGTCTTCTTCCACGGCGGAGGGTTTGCGTTCATGGCCGCCAACTCAAAACCTTACGACGACTTCTGCCAGAAGCTCGCTCGCGAACTCCCAGCCGTCGTGGTCTCTGTCAACTACCGCCCCACTCCTGAGCATCGGTATCCGTGCCAATACGACGACGCACTCGACGTCTTGAAATTCATGGAGAACGACGGCCACTACTTTGAGGGCGCGAATCTCAAACAATGCTTCCTCGCGGGAGACAGCGCGGGTGGAAACATAGCGCACCACGTGGCGCTCAGATATAGCGGACACGTGTTCCAGAATCTGAAGGTTGTTGGGATCTTGTCGATCCAGCCGTTTTTCGGAGGAGAGGAACGGACGGAACCCGAAAGGAGGCTGGTGGGAGTGCCGATAGTGAATTTGGAGCGGACGGACTGGATGTGGAGGGCGTTTTTGCCGGAAGGGTCGGATCGGGATCACCCGGCGGCGAACGTGTTCGGACCCAAATCGGAGGATATATCGGGGTCGGATTATCCGGCGACGATTGTGTTCGTGGGAGGATTTGATCCGCTGCAAGAGTGGCAGAAGAGATACTACGAGGGGTTGAAGAAAAGCGGGAAAGAAGCTGAGCTGGTGTATTATCCGAACGCCATTCATACTTTCTATGGTCATCCGGAGTTAGAAGAGCGTGCTGCTTTTTTTAACAAAGTCAAAGATTTCGTGCAATTGCAAA TAGCTCTCTCATAG
- the LOC18767889 gene encoding eukaryotic translation initiation factor 2D, producing the protein MFKKAVEARSHQRLSGADRKKLKRSLKNKFPGASESDIDSLLPPKVEIAVAKFQNRVHVYGVEGGFPIFFDIDGRGTDIFPTVYALWKVPDLLPSFVLKGGEVSRYIIGGADLMFPGISIPAEGLPSFIAGEAWAVKVPGNPAPIAVGTTTMSSTEAAKAGLRGKALKIMHYYHDLLWESVECPYVPNAGFFEDVVFEDPTLSSLQVSDSYSGANYSSNDQQNGISDKENGKSVDVADVLSEPSSASVAQTNSGNEIAEEIAAHVDDLKVTDDGSADQSIGEDQHPLSTEDVDTLLEKCLLQALHTTVKDKDLPMPGSTLWSNHVLPCRPSGITLDIKKSSYKKLSKWLQAKSSTGLITVKEDKYKKESILLSVNRKHPDYSSFKPEKRQVEKTVQTGVPTVSESRSLKMLEVVEVYKPSVHVNPILASVGADTGKLYSASEATDIVFTYVEKENLVKQTDKSIVVLDPILCDALFKGAIKKGTMYPTEIHKRDLGAAFVNRMQAHHVVTRGSESVVRKGGLKTIQIMTERRQGNKKVTKLSGLETFLVDPEALASELQKKFACSTTVVELPGKKGHEVVVQGGVIDDLAKHMIEQYGIPKRFIEVLDKTRR; encoded by the exons ATGTTCAAGAAGGCAGTGGAAGCAAGGTCGCACCAGAGACTGTCAGGGGCTGATAGGAAGAAGCTTAAGAGAAGCCTCAAAAACAAATTTCCCGGAGCTTCtgagtccgatatcgattcttTACTCCCTCCCAAG GTGGAGATAGCAGttgcaaaatttcaaaatcgaGTCCATGTATATGGTGTAGAGGGAGGCTTTCCTATCTTCTTTGATATTGATGGGCGTGGCACAGACATTTTTCCCACAG TTTATGCGCTCTGGAAGGTCCCTGATCTCTTGCCTTCTTTCGTCCTGAAAGGGGGTGAGGTTTCTCGATATATCATTGGAGGGGCGGATTTGATGTTCCCTGGTATCAGCATACCTGCTGAAGGTCTACCTTCATTTATAGCAGGGGAAGCATGGGCAGTAAAAGTTCCAGGAAATCCAGCTCCAATTGCT GTGGGGACTACCACTATGAGCAGTACTGAAGCAGCAAAAGCTGGCTTACGAGGAAAGGCCTTAAAGATTATGCACTATTACCATGACTTACTTTG GGAATCAGTAGAGTGTCCTTATGTGCCAAATGCCGGGTTTTTTGAAGATGTTGTGTTTGAGGATCCTACCTTGTCATCATTGCAAGTTTCTGATTCATACTCTGGTGCAAATTATAGTTCAAATGATCAACAGAATGGCATCAGTGATAAGGAAAATGGGAAATCTGTTGATGTTGCTGATGTGCTCTCTGAACCTAGTTCTGCTTCGGTGGCACAGACCAATTCTGGGAATGAGATTGCTGAAGAAATAGCTGCACATGTAGACGATCTGAAGGTAACAGATGATGGCTCTGCTGATCAGTCAATTGGGGAGGATCAACATCCTCTTTCCACTGAGGATGTAGACACGCTTTTAGAAAAATGCCTTTTGCAAGCATTGCATACAACTGTTAAGGATAAAGACCTTCCCATGCCTGGAAGCACACTTTG GTCAAACCATGTTTTGCCTTGTAGGCCTTCCGGGATCACACTAGACATCAAGAAATCATCATACAAAAAATTATCGAAGTGGTTACAAGCTAAATCTTCTACGGGATTG ATTACGGTGAAAGaagataaatataaaaaggagTCCATATTATTATCCGTTAACCGCAAGCATCCAGATTACTCATCTTTCAAGCCAGAGAAACGGCAAGTGGAGAAAACTGTTCAAACTGGTGTTCCTACCGTCAGTGAAAGTCGGTCACTCAAAATGCTTGAAGTGGTCGAGGTCTATAAACCAAGTGTACACGTAAATCCCATATTAGCTTCTGTAGGGGCTGACACAGGAAAACTTTACAGTGCTTCAGAGGCCACTGATATTGTCTTTACATatgttgaaaaagaaaacttggtTAAGCAGACAGATAAATCCATTGTGGTTTTGGATCCAATATTATGTGATGCACTGTTCAAAGGAGCCATAAAAAAAGGTACAATGTACCCAACGGAAATTCATAAGAGGGATTTAGGAGCAGCATTTGTAAACCGGATGCAAGCCCATCATGTTGTGACGAGGGGAAGTGAGTCGGTTGTTCGTAAAGGTGGTTTgaaaacaatacaaataatgACAGAAAGGCGGCAAGGTAATAAGAAAGTAACCAAATTGTCAGGACTGGAAACTTTTTTGGTGGACCCTGAAGCTTTGGCATCAGAGCTACAGAAGAAGTTTGCTTGCAGCACAACAGTGGTTGAACTACCAG gTAAGAAAGGGCATGAGGTTGTGGTTCAAGGTGGTGTGATTGATGATCTGGCAAAGCATATGATTGAACAATATGGGATCCCAAAGAGATTCATTGAGGTTCTTGATAAAACCAGGAGATGA